In a genomic window of Bombina bombina isolate aBomBom1 chromosome 8, aBomBom1.pri, whole genome shotgun sequence:
- the LOC128638004 gene encoding L-threonyl-[L-threonyl-carrier protein] 4-chlorinase-like: MIADANQLKTLYDANGYLIAIPVLNKNELDLARKEYEKLEEKFSKEYCQFNLHNLHMQYEWVMNLAVHPNVLKAITAILGPDVILLDCRFICKYSSSDVPLQDNKAQHVAWHQDMKYWGIKGGAVVSAWIAFDDVDKENGVLQVIPGSNKKSVLEHGPGTVTTDMMRAQQQIPNHLVQVEEAVECPLKAGEMSVHDGLTIHASEPNISNRQDHSPANRRRCGLVFRYIPTCAYPIENTEYPRSFPAAVLVAGKDEFQKFKNNAPSFFTKTF; this comes from the exons ATGATTGCTGATGCCAACCAGCTGAAGACACTATATGATGCCAATGGTTACCTGATAGCAATACCGGTACTAAACAAGAATGAATTAGATCTGGCTCGTAAAGAATATGAAAAACTCGAGGAAAAGTTTAGTAAGGAATATTGTCAGTTCAACCTGCACAACCTGCACATGCAGTATGAGTGGGTTATGAATCTGGCTGTCCATCCCAATGTGCTGAAAGCTATCACTGCTATACTGGGGCCTGATGTCATTCTGCTGGACTGTAGATTTATCTGTAAATATTCCTCAAGTGATGTCCCACTCCAAGACAACAAAGCTCAGCATGTTGCTTGGCATCAGGACATGAAATATTGGGGCATTAAAGGAGGTGCTGTGGTTTCTGCCTGGATTGCTTTTGATGATGTGGACAAGGAAAATGGTGTCCTGCAAGTAATTCCAGGGAGCAATAAAAAAAGTGTTCTTGAGCACGGACCTGGAACTGTTACAACAGACATGATGAGAGCACAGCAACAGATACCGAATCACCTGGTGCAGGTAGAAGAAGCTGTTGAGTGTCCACTGAAAGCCGGAGAGATGTCTGTGCATGATGGTCTGACCATCCATGCCAGTGAACCCAATATATCCAAcagacaggacc acagccctgccAACAGAAGACGATGTGGATTAGTCTTCCGTTATATTCCCACCTGTGCATACCCTATTGAGAATACCGAATATCCCAGAAGTTTCCCTGCAGCAGTGCTGGTAGCTGGAAAAGATGAATTTCAGAAATTTAAAAACAATGCACCTAGCTTTTTTACCAAAACCTTTTGA